The following proteins are encoded in a genomic region of Fusarium oxysporum f. sp. lycopersici 4287 chromosome 1, whole genome shotgun sequence:
- a CDS encoding hydroxyneurosporene synthase (CrtC), with translation MLYWITTKDGLKYHLTSNAGLRGADLLGTFISLNDLQDLTSRGASILHPGSGNPDRLELKSATQSITSPEGGDQWTNTHLELDFVGIKLDMTIQPTGGNFYYGGGGGVQLVNRGPDPDGSTALPGWSWYWANPTTRLEGHLVIDGKQHEIDPEQSYALFERQWGNFHIGKGYYALWFYLESGEVLISWSMEPSIDGESKIAFASVWHPNGRHEMLPVGPKSRAWDIEASPRTGLKYFNKFFLDLPARNAYFTFDKWIRDGELIPSLPEQRDKYITISESYGEGKGFWDDKEVQIQGHIEQLSLLR, from the exons ATGCTCTACTGGATCACAACAAAAGATGGACTCAAATATCACTTGACAAGCAACGCAGGCTTGCGCGGGGCCGACCTACTTGGAACATTTATTTCCTTGAATGACCTCCAGGACCTTACTTCGCGGGGAGCTTCAATCCTTCATCCTGGCTCTGGAAATCCCGATCGCCTAGAGCTGAAGAGCGCCACGCAGAGCATCACTAGCCCTGAAGGGGGTGATCAATGGACCAATACCCACCTTGAGCTCGACTTTGTTGGAATCAAACTCGACATGACTATACAGCCTACGGGTGGCAACTTCTACTACGGCGGCGGAGGCGGCGTCCAGCTGGTCAATCGGGGACCAGACCCTGACGGCTCTACTGCGCTTCCTGGATGGTCCTGGTATTGG GCCAACCCTACAACCCGTCTTGAGGGGCACCTTGTAATCGATGGAAAACAACACGAGATTGATCCGGAACAGTCATACGCCTTGTTCGAAAGACAATGGGGCAATTTCCACATTGGCAAAGGCTACTATGCCCTGTGGTTTTATCTGGAGTCTGGAGAGGTTCTCATATCGTGGTCCATGGAACCAAGCATCGACGGTGAATCGAAAATCGCTTTCGCTTCTGTTTGGCACCCAAACGGCCGGCATGAGATGTTACCAGTCGGCCCTAAGAGCCGGGCTTGGGATATAGAAGCTAGCCCTCGAACCGGCTTGAAGTACTTTAATAAGTTCTTCCTGGATTTGCCGGCACGAAATGCCTATTTCACGTTTGATAAATGGATCCGCGACGGTGAATTAATCCCAAGCCTTCCAGAGCAGCGTGATAAGTACATTACGATATCTGAGTCGTACGGTGAAGGAAAAGGCTTTTGGGACGATAAGGAAGTACAGATTCAGGGCCATATTGAACAATTATCTCTTCTGAGATAA